A segment of the Tautonia rosea genome:
GCACCATGCGGTAAAACCCGGTCAGGTGGTCGATGACAATCAGCTCACCGTCCTTGTCGAGTCCAAAACCGCTCAGAGCGAACGGCGTATCAGCAATCTCCTGATGCCAGGTCACCTGCTGACCGTCGTGCTTGACTCCCCAGATCTTGCCGGTCGAAAAGTCGCCGTACACATACGCTCCCCGAAGCTCAGGAAGCCTCTGGCCGTGGTAGACGACTCCGCCGGTCAACGATCGAGCCTCGGAGTGATGATGCTCGACCGTCGGCGGGGTCAAGGGGTCGGGACCCATCCGGTCGAGGAAGAAAGGATGACCCCCTTCGTAGGCGCTCCAGCCGTAGTTGGCGCCCCTGGTCACCAGGTAGGCCTGCTCCCAGAGGTCCTGACCGTTGTTGCCGACCCAGAGCTGATCGAGCGTCTTGTCGTAGGTCATCCGCCAGGGGTTCCGCAGGCCGTATGCCCACGTCTCGGGACGCGCACCAGGACGATCAACGAACGGGTTGTCGGGCGGCACCGCATAATTCTGCCCAGGAGCCGGGTGATCGACGTCGATCCGCAAAACCTTGGACGTCAGTTCCGACAGATCCTGGCCCCGCAAGTTCGTATCCGAATCCCCCGTGCCGTCGCCCGACGTGATGTAGAGCATCCCGTCGCCGCCGAAGTCGACCGCGCCACCGTTGTGGCCGTTCGAGGGCCAGTCGATGATCACCACCTCCGACGCCGGGTCGATCGCGTACGGCGCTTCCCGATCGACCGTGAAGCGCGAGACTCGTGTGACCGGCTCTTCGCCGTTCGAGACATTCTGGCCGACAAAGAGGTATCCGTTCTGCTCGTAGTCGGGATGGAACGCCAGCTCGTAGGCAATCCCCGGCAGTTCCAGAACGACCTGGGGATCAGAAGCCTCCGGATCGTTCGGAATCCGCAGAATCGTTCCCGGCGCCGACCAGGAACCATGATGCTGAATGATCAGGTAAGCGTCTCGGCCGGGTTCGGCGTCGAACGTCAAGGGCTGGAAGATCTCCAGCTTCGGAAAGGCCGGTTCGGTCCGGTACGGGAGCGGCGGCTCAGGAGAGCCGACCACGCGAGAATCATGCCAGGGAACCCGTTCCGAGAGGCCAAACCGACCCTCGTCGTCGTCGGCCGCGACATTCAGAGACGCTGTGAAGAACAGCAACGGACAAAGAAACACGCGAAGGAACCAACCGGAGCGGACGCTCATGGTCACACTCATCCTCCGATGATCGTTCTGATGAGATCAATCAATGAAACATGGGCGGAATCTGCCGAGGAGAGGTTTGCATCATGATACGGTGCGCCACCAGGCCGGGCAATCCCGCGCACGACACAACGGCCGCCTCGCGTTCCGAAAGTTCCGGAAGAGCAAAAGCGGCCGTCGGTGGAGGGTCGAATCGGGCTCGATCGGGAGTCGAATCAATCGCTGGCGATCACGTAAACCGCATGAATGACACCCGGAATGTAGCCGAGCAAGGTCAGGAGAATATTGAGCCAGAAGTGAAGGCCAATGCCCACCTGAGTGAACACGCCCAGCGGAGGCAAAAGAATGGCCAGCAGAAGTCGAATCAGGTCCATGAGCGGTGATCCTCGTCAGATCAATGAAAGGGGGCCGGTCTACCCCGTGGTTCGGTCAGGAAGGGCGGACCGCCAGGCCCGCGTTGCGCCGACGTCTCAAATCTTCGAGCGAGAGCTGAGGTCCGGCACCAATCAACGATCCGGCGATTGAGGCAATGATTGATGCGATAAGGGTGGCAAAGGTCCACCACGCGGCCGTGGTCGCCCTAAGTGTGCTCGTCTGAGCCTGGGCCGCCTGAACATCGGTAATTTGCTGAGCGGTCAAGCCGGCGTCGATCAGTTGCGCCTCGGTGAGGGTTGGAGTCATGGTCGGCCCGGTCACCTGCTGAAGCATTCCGCCGACACCAAGGTTCAACCCAAGCCCTGTCAGCACCACCACGGCGACGAAAATGGTGCCCCAGAGCAAGAGGCCATAGATCATCGCCTCGTCCTTCCGCTCCCCGACGGTGCTCCGGCTGGTCACAAAGCCGCCCATGAACAACGCGACAAGCAACGAAACAGCGGCCCAGATGGCCGCACCGATGGCCAGCGTGCCACCGCCGACGACGTCGGTTCCGGCCGTCGAAAGCCCCACAGCCACGCCAAGCGTACCGAGCGATACATAAACCGTCAGTGCCACGACCGCGCCGGCCATCAGGGCACTCCAGCTCACTCGACTACCGACCGAGGTCACATCGTGCAAGCCGATGATCTCGTCGTTGGCCGAGCGTGCCGAACGACGGTGATCGCCCCGGTCGCGGTCGCTCCCGGACCGCCCATTGCTTTCGGTGAAGTTCATCACATGATCGAAGACGCCATCCTGTCGATGGACAATGAGATTGACCTCGCGATCCCGCGCAAGATTCTCACCTTCCTCCACTGCGATCGTCCTGGTCGCATATTCAGAAACGATTCCATCGTCTCCTTCTTGTTTAATGGCCCAACGATCCTCGTGGGGCACCACATGCAGATTCTTTGCCATCGTTGATTCCTCAAAATCTGGTGTTTGCCCCACCCGGCGCGGGGTCCGCCCGCGCCGGACGGATCATCGGGGCGATAGGAAAGCAGCCCCGATCGTCAGGCGGCTGGTCCTCGCGTCCGCCCAAAGATCAGTGAGGCGATGAACAGGACGAGGAACACGACAAACAGCACCTGAGCAATCCAGGAGGCCGTGCCAGCGATCCCGCCAAACCCCAGCACTGCAGCAATCAACGCGATAATCAGGAACGTAATCGCCCAGCCTAACATGAGAATCTCCTTGTCCCCAGGAATGTTGGGGAAGTA
Coding sequences within it:
- a CDS encoding PQQ-dependent sugar dehydrogenase, giving the protein MSVTMSVRSGWFLRVFLCPLLFFTASLNVAADDDEGRFGLSERVPWHDSRVVGSPEPPLPYRTEPAFPKLEIFQPLTFDAEPGRDAYLIIQHHGSWSAPGTILRIPNDPEASDPQVVLELPGIAYELAFHPDYEQNGYLFVGQNVSNGEEPVTRVSRFTVDREAPYAIDPASEVVIIDWPSNGHNGGAVDFGGDGMLYITSGDGTGDSDTNLRGQDLSELTSKVLRIDVDHPAPGQNYAVPPDNPFVDRPGARPETWAYGLRNPWRMTYDKTLDQLWVGNNGQDLWEQAYLVTRGANYGWSAYEGGHPFFLDRMGPDPLTPPTVEHHHSEARSLTGGVVYHGQRLPELRGAYVYGDFSTGKIWGVKHDGQQVTWHQEIADTPFALSGFGLDKDGELIVIDHLTGFYRMVPQADDRPAAPFPTLLSETGLYRSVADRQTHEALIPYAVNSPLWSDGSIKQRFIAIPGDPDEAKVSLRGTGQGWDFPEGTVLVKEFALEFEAGNPASRQPIETRLMTRQQGEWVGYSYLWNDDRTDAVLVSKEGADRTYTLRDPEAPGGIRTLEWHYPSRAECMVCHSRAANYVLGLSTEQMNRTLDYGNGRVANQLATLEHIGLFKEPLPNRPEALPKLVDPSDETAPIEARARSYLHANCASCHVEAGGGNAAINLRFDAPLDRLRLVDEAPTQGDLGIANARLVAPGDPERSVLYHRITRRGPNQMPPLATTRIDPDAEALVRAWIEQLNAPNSLSSGAE
- a CDS encoding YqaE/Pmp3 family membrane protein, whose amino-acid sequence is MDLIRLLLAILLPPLGVFTQVGIGLHFWLNILLTLLGYIPGVIHAVYVIASD
- a CDS encoding DUF2188 domain-containing protein; translation: MAKNLHVVPHEDRWAIKQEGDDGIVSEYATRTIAVEEGENLARDREVNLIVHRQDGVFDHVMNFTESNGRSGSDRDRGDHRRSARSANDEIIGLHDVTSVGSRVSWSALMAGAVVALTVYVSLGTLGVAVGLSTAGTDVVGGGTLAIGAAIWAAVSLLVALFMGGFVTSRSTVGERKDEAMIYGLLLWGTIFVAVVVLTGLGLNLGVGGMLQQVTGPTMTPTLTEAQLIDAGLTAQQITDVQAAQAQTSTLRATTAAWWTFATLIASIIASIAGSLIGAGPQLSLEDLRRRRNAGLAVRPS
- a CDS encoding DUF1328 domain-containing protein, which translates into the protein MLGWAITFLIIALIAAVLGFGGIAGTASWIAQVLFVVFLVLFIASLIFGRTRGPAA